One window of the Pieris brassicae chromosome Z, ilPieBrab1.1, whole genome shotgun sequence genome contains the following:
- the LOC123718793 gene encoding mucin-2-like isoform X9 produces MSTFREDMRLLILLLLGTAWADVLPNGCPRDFSVHHLLRHEDCKKFYSCSNGVPIEMSCAPGTAFDFDLQKCIEDTSGCAKNDHNFIDSGGTCIPTAHETDCTKYYSCEKGVHVLTSCDPGYRFNTETGKCDVSSKVTCKHIKKRSIQTRCPNDVRIQMNIPHESDCDKYYRCFHGNRILMSCFNGAHYNPKTQSCDTPENAGCVDEEIIEDCPANTFIPIFLPHDTDCSKYYRCFRGNKQVQRCGHGQHFNAKTQLCDTIANAGCEKESNPPNECLKDGMLLSHEQCDKYFQCVHGNKILMPCPTGMHFSFKLQRCDWPKIAKCEPTQTPTTTTTTTTTTTTPKPESTPTPGYFPNGCPIDYRIEQLLPHPDCTKFYQCVHGFKQEMPCPGGTHFSFALQRCDWPSIAKCVPGITTTTRRPITTRRPTTTTRRSTTITTTKSPISTPRPGYFPNGCPVDYRIEQLLPHPDCTKFYQCVHGFKQEMPCPGGTHFSYELQRCDWPHIANCKPGASTSSPTTTPSTTPSTTTSTLRPTITTPSVTTSKPEYLPNGCPKDFSVHLLLPHEYDCTKFYHCNFGEKVERQCNSNLYFDPILQVCNWPSAVDCKPSTPPQSTTIKDLETTTTEVTSSVATTPDTTISPEVSTVGPTTPEATTPEATTAEDTTLEPTTPEATTPEATTAEDTTLEPTTTEATTPEATTPEATTAEDTTLEPTTPEASTPEATTAEDTTLEPTTTEATTPEATTPEATTAEDTTLEPTTPEATTPEATTAEDTTLEPTTPEASTPEATTAEDTTLEPTTPEATTPEATTAEDTTLEPTTPEATTPEATTAEDTTLEPTTPEATTPEATTPEATTAEDTTLEPTMPEATTPEATTPEATTPETSTPEASTPEGTTPEATTPEATTAEDTTLEPTTPEATTPETTTAEDTTLEPTTPEATTPEATTTEDTTLEPTTPEASTPEATTAEDTTLESTTPEASTPEATTAEDTTLEPTTPEATTPEATTPEATTAEDTTLEPTTPEATTPEATTAEDTTLEPTTTEATTPEATTAEDTTLEPTTPEATTAEDTTLEPTTPEATTPEATTAEDTTLEPTTPEATTPEATTAEDITLEPTTPEATTPEATTAEDTTLEPTTPEATTPEATTAEDTTLEPTTPEATTPEATTPEATTAEDTTLEPTTPEATTPEATTPEATTAEDTTLEPTTPEATTPEATTAEDTTLEPTTPEATTPEATTPEATTAEDTTLEPTTPEATTAEDTTLEPTTPEATTPETTTAEDTTLEPTTPEATTPEATTTEDTTLEPTTPEASTPEATTAEDITLEPTTPEATTPEATTAEDTTLEPTTPEATTPEATTAEDTTLEPTTPEATTPEATTPEATTAEDTTLEPTTPEATTPEATTAEDTTLEPTTPEATTPEATTPEATTPETSTPEASTPEATTPEATTAEDTTLEPTTPEATTPETTTAENTTLEPTTPEATTPEATTTEDTTLEPTTPEATTPEATTAEDITLEPTTPEATTPEATTAEDTTLEPTTPEATTPEATTAEDTTLEPTTPEETTPEATTAEDTTLEPTTPEATTPEATTAEDTTLEPTTPEATTPEATTPEATTAENTTLEPTTPEATTPEATTAEDTTLEPTTPEATTPEATTPEATTAEDTTLEPTTTEATAPEATTPEATTAEDTTLEPTTPEATTPEATTAEDTTLEPTTPEASTPEATTAEDTTLEPTTPEATTPEATTPEATTAEDTTLEPTTPEATTPEATTAEDTTLEPTTPEATTPEATTPEATTAEDTTLEPTTPEATTPEATTAEDTTLEPTTPEATTPEATTPEATTAEDTTLEPTTPEATTPEATTAEDTTLEPTTPEATTPEATTPEATTAEDTTLEPTTTEATAPEATTPEATTAEDTTLEPTTPEATTPEATTAEDTTLEPTTPEATTPEATTPEATTAEDTTLEPTTPEATTPEATTAEDTTLEPTTPEATTPEATTPEATTAEDTTLEPTTTEATAPEATTPEATTAEDTTLEPTTTEATAPEATTPEATTAEDTTLEPTTPEATTPEATTAEDTTLEPTTPEATTPEATTAEDTTLEPTTPEATTPEATTAEDTTLEPTTPEASTPSTPSTPAPICPPGVFGNVPHPVLCDYYYNCIGGMEVLLRCLEGFEYDHSIRGCSRISENGCFARKNVTTTIDYNTDTTTDYQLIDTTTEYIESTTYRENICPPGFSGNLPHSTICSHYYLCEEGEAILKNCAKGFEYDAEIMDCVPISETGCYAQQGLTTTTDNNRLPELSTYKNDEEDYICPPMFSGNIEHPTLCDSYYTCFAGMEFLMNCSHGFEFDPVVKNCVRISKTGCFATRYNLTSSTTTTTTPTITTTENNKDKPICPPNFSGNVPHETKCDSYYTCFSGSEFLMQCPNGFEFDSNTKDCVRISETGCFAQQRLATTTDNNRLPELSTYKNDEEDYICPPMFSGNIKHPSLCDSYYTCFAGMEFLMNCTHGFEFDPVVKDCVRISETGCFAQQGLATTTDNNKLPELSTYKNDEEDYICPPMFSGNIEHPSLCDSYYTCFAGMEFLMNCSHGFEFDPAVKNCVRISNTGCFATRYNLTTTTTTTTTTTPSTTTPENNKVKPICPPAFSGNIPHRTKCDYYYTCFSGSEFLMQCPKEFEFDPNTKDCVRISEAGCFAHQDLTTTTDNNRLPELSTYKNDEEDYICPPTFSGNIEHPTLCDSYYTCFAGMEFLMNCSHGFEFDPVVENCVRVSKTGCFATRYNLTTTTTTSTTTEHNKVTPICPPAFSGNIPHRTKCDYYYTCFSGSEFLMQCPNGFEFDPTTNECVRVTPSGCFARQNDPENICAPGKSGHVPHPELCDTFYLCAMGEPLRLHCSRGFEFSAENGQCVAISDDGCFAKVKQSKQMPICSPAKSGNIPHQTRCDSYYHCEDGEATEVFCKEGLEFDPETKQCALISENGCTARK; encoded by the exons AGTTGTGACACGCCGGAGAATGCTGGTTGCGTTGACGAGGAAATTATCGAGGACTGTCCAGCTAACACCTTTATCCCAATATTTTTACCTCATGATACTGACTGTAGCAAGTATTATAGATGCTTTAGGGGTAACAAACAAGTCCAAAGGTGTGGTCATGGTCAGCATTTTAATGCGAAAACCCAG CTCTGCGATACAATAGCAAACGCTGGCTGCGAAAAGGAATCGAACCCGCCAAATGAGTGCCTTAAGGATGGAATGTTGCTATCACATGAGCAGtgtgataaatattttcaatgtgTTCAcgggaataaaatattaatgccGTGTCCAACTGGGATGCACTTTAGTTTCAAGTTACAG CGATGTGATTGGCCAAAAATAGCGAAATGTGAGCCAACACAAACACCAACAACAACAACGactacaacaacaacaacaacgaCACCGAAACCGGAATCAACACCCACACCGGGATACTTTCCTAACGGATGTCCTATAGACTATAGAATTGAACAGTTGTTACCACATCCGGATTGTACGAAATTTTATCAGTGCGTGCATGGTTTTAAACAAGAAATGCCTTGTCCAGGAGGAACGCACTTCAGTTTTGCTTTGcag AGATGTGATTGGCCTAGTATAGCAAAGTGTGTTCCGGGTATAACAACTACAACTCGACGCCCAATAACAACTCGTCGACCAACAACAACTACTCGTCGATCGACAACAATTACAACGACCAAATCACCTATTAGTACCCCAAGGCCTGGATATTTTCCCAATGGATGTCCAGTAGACTACAGAATCGAACAATTGTTACCACATCCTGACTGCACTAAATTCTATCAGTGCGTGCATGGCTTTAAACAAGAAATGCCATGTCCGGGAGGAACACACTTCAGTTATGAACTGCAG AGATGCGATTGGCCACATATTGCTAATTGTAAGCCTGGAGCTTCAACTTCTTCCCCAACAACAACACCTTCTACAACACCCAGTACAACAACATCAACACTAAGACCAACAATAACAACGCCCAGCGTAACAACGTCAAAGCCAGAATATTTACCAAATGGTTGTCCTAAGGACTTTTCGGTCCATTTGTTGCTACCACATGAGTACGATTGCACGAAATTCTATCATTGCAATTTTGGGGAGAAGGTTGAGCGGCAATGTAATTCGAATTTATACTTCGATCCAATTTTGCAG GTATGTAACTGGCCGTCAGCAGTTGATTGCAAGCCAAGCACGCCTCCTCAAAGTACAACTATAAAAGATCTCGAAACAACAACCACTGAGGTAACCTCTTCAGTTGCTACCACTCCTGATACCACAATAAGTCCAGAAGTGTCTACAGTAGGGCCAACTACGCCTGAAGCAACTACACCAGAGGCAACCACGGCCGAAGACACAACATTAGAGCCTACTACGCCTGAGGCAACAACACCTGAGGCTACCACGGCTGAAGACACAACATTGGAGCCAACTACGACTGAAGCAACAACACCAGAGGCTACTACACCAGAGGCTACCACGGCTGAAGACACAACATTAGAGCCAACTACGCCTGAGGCATCAACACCAGAGGCTACCACAGCTGAAGACACAACATTGGAGCCAACTACGACTGAAGCAACAACACCAGAGGCTACTACACCAGAGGCTACCACGGCTGAAGACACAACATTAGAGCCAACTACGCCTGAAGCAACAACACCAGAAGCTACCACGGCTGAAGACACAACATTAGAGCCAACTACGCCTGAGGCATCAACACCAGAGGCTACCACAGCTGAAGACACAACATTAGAGCCAACTACGCCTGAGGCAACAACACCAGAAGCTACTACAGCTGAAGACACAACATTAGAGCCAACTACGCCTGAAGCAACTACACCAGAG GCTACCACGGCTGAAGACACAACATTAGAGCCAACTACGCCTGAGGCAACAACACCTGAGGCTACTACACCAGAGGCTACCACGGCTGAAGACACAACATTAGAGCCAACTATGCCTGAGGCAACAACACCTGAGGCTACTACACCAGAGGCTACTACACCAGAGACCAGTACACCAGAGGCTAGTACACCAGAGGGTACTACACCAGAGGCTACTACACCAGAGGCTACCACGGCTGAAGACACAACATTAGAGCCAACTACGCCTGAAGCAACTACACCAGAGACTACCACGGCTGAAGACACAACATTAGAGCCAACTACGCCTGAGGCAACAACACCAGAAGCTACTACAACTGAAGACACAACATTAGAGCCAACTACGCCTGAAGCATCTACACCAGAGGCTACCACGGCTGAAGACACAACATTAGAGTCAACTACGCCTGAGGCATCAACACCAGAGGCTACCACGGCTGAAGACACAACATTAGAGCCTACTACGCCTGAGGCAACAACACCTGAGGCTACTACACCAGAGGCTACCACGGCTGAAGACACAACATTAGAGCCAACTACACCAGAGGCTACTACACCAGAGGCTACCACGGCTGAAGACACAACATTGGAGCCAACTACGACTGAAGCAACAACACCAGAG GCTACCACGGCTGAAGACACAACATTAGAGCCAACTACACCAGAG GCTACCACGGCTGAAGACACAACATTAGAGCCAACTACGCCTGAAGCAACAACACCAGAAGCTACCACGGCTGAAGACACAACATTAGAGCCAACTACGCCTGAGGCAACAACACCAGAAGCTACTACAGCTGAAGATATAACATTAGAGCCAACTACGCCTGAGGCAACAACACCAGAAGCTACTACAGCTGAAGACACAACATTAGAGCCAACTACGCCTGAAGCAACTACACCAGAG GCTACCACGGCTGAAGACACAACATTAGAGCCAACTACGCCTGAGGCAACAACACCTGAGGCTACTACACCAGAGGCTACCACGGCTGAAGACACAACATTAGAGCCAACTACGCCTGAGGCAACAACACCTGAAGCAACTACACCAGAGGCCACCACGGCTGAAGACACAACATTAGAGCCAACTACGCCTGAAGCAACTACACCAGAGGCTACTACGGCTGAAGACACAACATTAGAGCCAACTACGCCTGAGGCAACAACACCTGAGGCTACTACACCAGAGGCTACCACGGCTGAAGACACAACATTAGAGCCAACTACACCAGAG GCTACCACGGCTGAAGACACAACATTAGAGCCAACTACGCCTGAAGCAACTACACCAGAGACTACCACGGCTGAAGACACAACATTAGAGCCAACTACGCCTGAGGCAACAACACCAGAAGCTACTACAACTGAAGACACAACATTAGAGCCAACTACGCCTGAAGCATCTACACCAGAGGCTACCACGGCTGAAGACATAACATTAGAGCCAACTACGCCTGAGGCAACAACACCAGAAGCTACTACAGCTGAAGACACAACATTAGAGCCAACTACGCCTGAAGCAACTACACCAGAG GCTACTACGGCTGAAGACACAACATTAGAGCCAACTACGCCTGAGGCAACAACACCTGAGGCTACTACACCAGAGGCTACCACGGCTGAAGACACAACATTAGAGCCAACTACACCAGAGGCTACTACACCAGAGGCTACCACGGCTGAAGACACAACATTAGAGCCAACTACGCCTGAGGCAACAACACCTGAGGCTACTACACCAGAGGCTACTACACCAGAGACTAGTACACCAGAGGCTAGTACACCAGAGGCTACTACACCAGAGGCTACCACGGCTGAAGACACAACATTAGAGCCAACTACGCCTGAAGCAACTACACCAGAGACTACCACGGCTGAAAACACAACATTAGAGCCAACTACGCCTGAGGCAACAACACCAGAAGCTACTACAACTGAAGACACAACATTAGAGCCAACTACGCCTGAAGCAACTACACCAGAGGCTACCACGGCTGAAGACATAACATTAGAGCCAACTACGCCTGAGGCAACAACACCAGAAGCTACTACAGCTGAAGACACAACATTAGAGCCAACTACGCCTGAGGCAACAACACCAGAGGCAACCACGGCTGAAGACACAACATTAGAGCCAACTACGCCTGAGGAAACAACACCAGAAGCTACTACAGCTGAAGACACAACATTAGAGCCAACTACGCCTGAGGCAACAACACCAGAAGCTACTACAGCTGAAGACACAACATTAGAGCCAACTACGCCTGAGGCAACAACACCAGAGGCTACTACACCAGAGGCTACCACGGCTGAAAACACAACATTAGAGCCAACTACGCCTGAAGCAACTACACCAGAGGCTACCACGGCTGAAGACACAACATTAGAGCCAACTACGCCTGAGGCAACAACACCTGAGGCTACTACACCAGAGGCTACCACGGCTGAAGACACAACATTAGAGCCAACTACGACTGAAGCAACAGCACCAGAGGCTACTACACCAGAGGCTACCACGGCTGAAGACACAACATTAGAGCCAACTACGCCTGAAGCAACAACACCAGAAGCTACCACGGCTGAAGACACAACATTAGAGCCAACTACGCCTGAGGCATCAACACCAGAGGCTACCACAGCTGAAGACACAACATTGGAGCCAACTACGCCTGAGGCAACAACACCTGAGGCTACTACACCAGAGGCTACCACGGCTGAAGACACAACATTAGAGCCAACTACACCAGAGGCTACTACACCAGAGGCTACCACGGCTGAAGACACAACATTAGAGCCAACTACGCCTGAGGCAACAACACCTGAGGCTACTACACCAGAGGCTACCACGGCTGAAGACACAACATTAGAGCCAACTACGCCTGAAGCAACTACACCAGAGGCTACCACGGCTGAAGACACAACATTGGAGCCAACTACGCCTGAGGCAACAACACCTGAGGCTACTACACCAGAGGCTACCACGGCTGAAGACACAACATTAGAGCCAACTACACCAGAGGCTACTACACCAGAGGCTACCACGGCTGAAGACACAACATTAGAGCCAACTACGCCTGAGGCAACAACACCTGAGGCTACTACACCAGAGGCTACCACGGCTGAAGACACAACATTAGAGCCAACTACGACTGAAGCAACAGCACCAGAGGCTACTACACCAGAGGCTACCACGGCTGAAGACACAACATTAGAGCCAACTACGCCTGAAGCAACTACACCAGAGGCTACCACGGCTGAAGACACAACATTGGAGCCAACTACGCCTGAGGCAACAACACCTGAGGCTACTACACCAGAGGCTACCACGGCTGAAGACACAACATTAGAGCCAACTACACCAGAGGCTACTACACCAGAG GCTACCACGGCTGAAGACACAACATTAGAGCCAACTACGCCTGAGGCAACAACACCTGAGGCTACTACACCAGAGGCTACCACGGCTGAAGACACAACATTAGAGCCAACTACGACTGAAGCAACAGCACCAGAGGCTACTACACCAGAGGCTACCACGGCTGAAGACACAACATTAGAGCCAACTACGACTGAAGCAACAGCACCAGAGGCTACTACACCAGAGGCTACCACGGCTGAAGACACAACATTAGAGCCAACTACGCCTGAGGCAACTACACCAGAGGCTACCACGGCTGAAGACACAACATTGGAGCCAACTACGCCTGAGGCAACAACACCAGAAGCTACTACAGCTGAAGACACAACATTAGAGCCAACTACGCCTGAAGCAACTACACCAGAGGCTACTACAGCTGAAGACACAACATTAGAGCCAACTACGCCTGAAGCATCAACACCAAGTACCCCATCTACACCTGCACCAATTTGTCCCCCAGGTGTTTTTGGCAATGTACCACATCCCGTTTTGTGTGACTACTATTACAATTGTATTGGAGGAATGGAAGTTTTACTGAGATGTTTAGAAGGCTTTGAGTACGATCACAGTATTAGG GGCTGCTCACGCATTTCCGAAAATGGATGTTTTGCAAGAAAAAATGTTACAACAACAATAGATTATAacacagatacaacaacagaCTACCAACTTATCGACACAACAACAGAATATATAGAATCAACAACATACAGAGAGAATATTTGTCCACCCGGTTTTTCAGGGAATTTGCCACACTCAACAATTTGCAGTCATTATTATCTTTGTGAAGAGGGTGAAGCGATACTGAAGAACTGCGCGAAGGGATTTGAGTACGATGCCGAAATTatg gACTGTGTTCCAATATCAGAGACCGGTTGTTACGCACAGCAAGGTCTAACAACAACAACGGATAACAATAGATTACCCGAGTTATCAACTTACAAGAACGACGAAGAGGACTATATATGTCCACCAATGTTTTCTGGTAATATCGAACATCCAACTTTGTGTGATTCGTATTACACTTGCTTTGCTGGAATGGAATTTTTGATGAATTGCTCTCATGGATTCGAGTTTGACCCAGTTGTTAAG AATTGCGTCCGGATTTCAAAAACTGGTTGTTTCGCAACACGATACAACTTAACATCATCAAcaacaacgacaacgacaccAACTATAACAACAACCGAAAACAATAAAGACAAACCAATATGTCCACCGAACTTCTCAGGAAATGTACCCCACGAAACAAAATGCGATTCTTACTATACTTGCTTTAGTGGATCGGAGTTTTTGATGCAATGTCCCAACggatttgaatttgattcgAATACAAAA GATTGCGTTCGAATATCGGAGACCGGTTGTTTTGCACAACAACGCTTAGCAACAACAACAGACAACAATAGATTACCCGAGCTATCTACTTATAAGAACGATGAAGAGGACTATATATGTCCACCAATGTTTTCTGGTAATATAAAGCATCCATCTTTGTGTGATTCGTATTACACTTGCTTTGCTGGGATGGAGTTTTTGATGAATTGCACTCATGGATTCGAGTTTGACCCAGTTGTTAAG GACTGTGTTCGAATATCAGAGACTGGTTGTTTTGCACAACAAGGCTTAGCCACAACAACggataacaataaattacccGAGTTATCAACTTACAAGAACGATGAAGAGGACTATATATGCCCACCTATGTTTTCTGGTAATATCGAACATCCAAGTTTGTGTGATTCGTATTACACTTGCTTTGCTGGAATGGAGTTTTTGATGAATTGTTCTCATGGATTCGAGTTTGATCCAGCTGTTAAg aaTTGCGTCCGGATCTCGAACACTGGCTGTTTTGCAACACGATACAACTTAACAACAACTACAACGACAACCACAACAACGACACCATCTACAACAACACCCGAAAACAACAAAGTCAAACCAATATGTCCACCGGCTTTCTCAGGAAATATTCCCCACAGAACGAAATGTGATTATTACTATACTTGCTTTAGTGGATCGGAGTTTTTAATGCAGTGTCCCaaagaatttgaatttgatccGAATACAAAA GACTGTGTTCGAATATCAGAGGCTGGTTGTTTCGCACATCAAGATCTAACAACAACAACGGATAACAATAGGTTACCCGAGTTATCAACTTACAAGAACGATGAAGAGGACTATATATGCCCACCTACGTTTTCTGGGAATATCGAACATCCAACTTTATGTGATTCGTATTACACTTGCTTTGCTGGAATGGAGTTTTTGATGAATTGTTCTCATGGATTCGAGTTCGATCCAGTCGTTGAG aattgCGTCCGAGTTTCGAAAACTGGTTGTTTTGCAACACGATACAACTTAAcaacaacgacaacgacatcAACTACAACCGAACACAACAAAGTCACACCAATATGTCCACCGGCTTTCTCAGGAAACATTCCCCACAGAACAAAATGCGATTATTACTATACTTGCTTCAGTGGTTCGGAGTTTTTAATGCAGTGTCCCAACGGATTTGAATTTGATCCCACAACCAAC GAATGTGTAAGGGTAACGCCGAGTGGATGTTTCGCGCGGCAAAATG ATCCAGAAAACATTTGCGCACCAGGTAAATCTGGTCACGTGCCACACCCAGAATTGTGTGACACGTTCTACCTTTGTGCCATGGGTGAACCCCTGAGGCTACATTGCAGCAGAGGATTTGAATTCTCTGCAGAAAATGGG CAATGCGTGGCGATATCTGATGATGGATGCTTTGCGAAAG TGAAACAATCAAAACAGATGCCAATTTGCTCACCAGCTAAATCTGGTAACATACCACATCAAACAAGATGCGACTCGTACTATCACTGTGAAGATGGTGAAGCCACAGAAGTATTTTGTAAAGAAGGATTGGAATTTGACCCAGAAACTAAG caATGCGCGCTCATTTCGGAGAACGGCTGCACAGCTCGCAAGTAG